In the Rhododendron vialii isolate Sample 1 chromosome 2a, ASM3025357v1 genome, ggaaagGTCTAGagacagtggtattccgttaaggaatgagatctcgagaatgtaggatctggaaaagatacccaacaggAATGGGGTGGTCGGCTTGTTATGGATAGAGTcttacaaggattaaggtaatgaactgataagggaacgagaatccaagatatcttgggtttcctatacgaggtaggaaacctagggcaacacgaatacttgggcagcaagcatccatgaatctgtaaatataaggtaaacctagaggtaaaaggtacgcaatacgttgcattcatattgttttcctactgataattagtgttcatctgctagtacgtgatactaacttaggcatcggaggacctttgccacgagaggcaaaggtgcgctcaccctttgtctgttttgcagattagggttcaggcaTAAAACCAGGGTTCCGGgtaagaggcacgagaagccatTTTGCAATCCAATTGCTATCTTAAACATCAGTTCAAGgaatcaattgttttcatcccctacATCAACCTTAAGTTTTGCACAACTTCTAGGGTTCTTATTTCTTATCATCTCACAATAGTTCCACAGTCTATGGTATTGTTCACCATGTGCCCCATCCACCATCTTTATAGCCTTCCTTTTAGCCCTATAAATTTGCATTTCTGAAACATCCAACATCCATTTTCTCCTAACATCATTTTGCATTGCTGTCACCTTCCAATTAGGGTCATCATTTATCTCATCCACATACTTCTTGGCCAACCACTCTGCAGATGCCCACTAGTTATGGTAAACCCTGGGACAAGTATGTTCCCctttaagtcttttaatttAGTAAGTTGTTGTGTCACCTACCATAAATGCATGAAGTCTCCATTGACAAGGAGGTGTTCCCCTTCTTCATCTTTGCACTTTACAGTTACCCTCCTAGATTCATTTTTTAGGTACTTGTATTGACAACCATGCCTACGATGAAACTCCTTCAAGAAAGCCCTAAAAACCCTAACATTGGGAAACAACATCCCTTCCACCAGTTTGGGATTTTCCATATCTCTTTCTTCATTGAACTCTGGGCATTTCATCTTGTTTGTCCCCTTCTTCTTCACCTTCTCATCATCTAATGAGCTGACAACACTGACATTTTCATCACTACTGTCACTTTCCTCAATCACACTAATTATCACACCTTTTCCCAAGTCCTCCTCCAAATTACTAACTGACAGATGCCCTCCTTCATCACCATCCACACCCTCACCCTCATTCACTACATATTCTCAGTCATCACCATCAGACAACAACGATGAATCCCTTAATCCATTGCAGGCAAAATCACTATCACTATCAGTATGACTGTTCCCACCATTACCACTGTCAGTAACACATTGCCCCCCTTCCCTCCCTATCTCCTACTCCTCCTCATCATCAGCATTTTCAACACAAGGATATCCCCCCTGATATCCCAAGTCTTGAAGACCAAATTCTACTCCCTCCCACTCCACCCCAACccctcctcatcatcctcttcAACATCAAATGGGTAACAAAACACTCAATATCCTTATCCTTACCCTCATAGAGAACAAACATTTCTATCATATCTACATCACTAGTAATCTCAGATAACCCATTCTCTACACTATGACCTGGTCTTAAATAGAAAAATGAGCGCCATGAGTGACACTCTATTTCTTGCATTGCACTCACTAAGTCAACATAGGAAAACTCATAAGGTATAACTCTTGAATAACATATATCCCCATCAATGTAGCTGTGGAATGGATTTCCTTCAAATTTCCCACCAAATTTAATATTCAATTGAATCCTTCCATCCCCCATTTTCAATTATTAAATGCAAGAAGcccaataagaaaaagaaaaagaaatcaccAAATCAGTGTCTTGTATGGCTGTACATAAACAATAACAAACATGGGAACCACAAATCCATAACATTATTTCAGGGGGACCACAAATCCAAAACAtgtttaaaaagttaaaaaaattcccTTTACAAGGACTACAAACCCATATGACAAAATGAATTGTATACaggaaaaaccctaatttttttgacattacAGAGAGAGAGCATGTAGAACCCAAGATAGAAAACCCATTTTTTAACTCATTACCTATTTTATATTTCTCGTTAGATCCGAAACCCAttttaaattatgaaaaaccctaaatttcaTCATCAATTTCATAAACTCTAGTAAAACCCTAAGTTACGATATACAAAGCGAATATGTATGTATTTACCTTGCCTGCTTCAAAATCACTGTCAAATTCATCTTCGAAGTCATACTAAAATCAATCGAAATCAAACCCTAATACGTTGGTCTTCTTGTGGTGTCGATCGATCGCGTAGGATGCTACATGGTTTTGCTGAGATTACGATGTTAGGGATTGTGGGAATGCGATGGGGGATTATGGTTTTTGGGGTTATGGGTTGGTTATGGTAgcgagtagagagagagaagctgtCGTGTGAGGTGGAGAGAAATGGAGTGTGGGAAGAAAAAGAATATATAAGATAGGGTAAATTGGTCTTTCCAGCCATTCTGTCCAACGGCATTAGGTCTCCCAAACGAAAACTTTAATGAGGGGGTCTGGCCGTAGCGAGAATTCATGGAGGGTTGTCCGTGAAAAACAGGTAAACGTTGAGGGGTATCTAAGTAAATAATCCTATAATtaattgttagtaatgttaaaacttttttctatcaattttagtattttatcttaataaaGGAATATAATGTAGATATACATAAAATATAGGGGGTAAATTATAGTTTTTTAATAAGTTACGGATAACCTTAGTTCAGTTTCAgtaatttgtttcttttccattttttttatgttatgaACTGTACTTCCTAGTGGTATTAAACTTAATTCTGAATGtaacattttttccttttcttgtgaGATACATActtgagttttatttttgataaaatcCGTAAACCGATCCGCAAGTCATGAATTATTAGATTGGAACCGAACTGTACTACTATTGATCTGGAGCAGCCCTATGTTAATATTAAACAATGGGACACGGCGACTACTAGTTCAGGCTCCAACTGaaactctatctctctctctcctccggcCAATAGAGACGGACGTGAAGAtgctgactctctctctctcctcgccacggcctttctctctccacaatAAACAATTGCCCTATCTGAGATCATCTCCGCCTCAGGAGACCAGGCTCCTTCACTCCACTCAACAACACTCCACTTCCTTCCTCTTCAACCCCCTCAGGTACGTACTCATTCAAACATATTCAAACCTAAATTCCCGCAACTCTACGATTACACGTGTTATAGTATATGTCATATGTATTTGCAGTGTTTCGAGTAATCGGGAGACGATGGCgatgatgaagaagaacaaAGGCAAAGGGTTTGGGGCTGTTTGTTACTCTGCGCCTCTCACTCCTCGGAACCTACAGTTGATCTCCACTGTTTCTACCGCGTAAtgatctttctctctctctcatttgattgATATTGCCACAGGAGCCCATGGCGGCCTGAATCACATGTATTTTTAGATTAATAACAATTAAGATAGCttataatataaatattggagtgcaattttgttcaccctctttaaaaGAGGGGGAATGTTACCCtcttttctattggttgaaatggtgtagatcccactacaaagtgatgtcatgcttaccatgcaatacactttttgataagcatgacatcactttgtggtgggatccacaccatttcaacctatagaaaggagggtaatgttcaccctcttacgtggagggtgaacaaaactcaactcgaagAAATATTGCTACTTATTAGTTTTGAGATGAAGACGAGATTAAGTATATACACATAATTGCATTTTTGAAGTTTATAAACACAATTGGGTaatgacctctctctctctttctttttttttggtaatgacctctctctctttctttctctctcttgcgcTAATTTctgagagatgctacatacactaccatCTATTCACTACACCATTCACTACATCTTCTGTGGAGCTCATCTtggatcccaaaaaaatacagaaaaaatgtccataaattttagaataatattttatggggctttgtaaaaaatcagctccaacaaatatcgataagtattatttcttgattcgtagGGACGAAACTGAAcagttgagcagtttcgcccctacaaattaagaaataatacttaccgatattcgttagagctgattttttacagggtcccataatatattattttaaaatttatgaacatttttctgtatttttttgggatccgaggtgggccctacaaaaaatgtaatggatAATGCAGTGGTTTGAGGTAGTatacctagacttattgttaCATTGATATTGCCGTAGGAGCTGCGTAGAAATAAAATACTCCATTTATTATTCCGTGTTGGAATGATGAAAACGATTGTGAAGCCTGTCAtagtataaatatataaatagtcaTTTGGGATAACCGAGTCTCTTGTAGAGGATAAATTTGCTGCGTTGTTTGTGGTTAGGAAATTCGGACCACATATTTATTGGTATTCaattaacatgattttaaaccGCAATTAAGCGTTTCAACGACGAAATCTACGATATGAACAGATCCACAGTTAAGTGTTTCGACGATGACTATAATATGAACCGGTTATTGAATTCAGTCCAGCTAGGGGCGGAAAATGCTGAACTGCACGGGGTGCAGTTTTGCCGGAAACCGGTGACAATGGATTTCCTTTGAAATTGgttaatgaataaaaaataattgaagtCATGTTGGCCCATTGATCAGATTGAATTGGTTTTTGGCAAAGTAACTAACAAAAATGAGGTTCACTCTACCTGTTGTGGTGGTGTCCGACCTTTGGTGCGAGCCCCTTGGGCCCACCTGTCGTAGTGCTGCGATTCGCGGCGAGGCTCTTGGGCGCAGCGTCAGttgggctggctcccacatcaggagtttgggtttgtgcgtgtgtgtttaTAAGGTTCACTCTATCTCTCccagtcagcaattgcctaggtgagttggtaggTGAAGTTACCTTCTTGACctccatcaaaaaaaaaaaaaaactatcaaaaatGAGGAAATTGGGTTTTGAAAGGAGTGACAGATTGCTTCTTGAAATTTGTTGTGTAGAATCTAGTAATTGGTGTAATGGGTGATGGAGTTAATAGTATATTGGATATGATCTACTTCTTTCATTTTATATCATTCATTCATTTCTTATGTTTGCTGATATTGTTCACCCATTATTACTCTATAAGTGGGCAGAAAACTCGAGGGAAAGAAAACAGATATTTTGGAACACCTTTCTTTCTTTGGCCTACACAcagagagagttagagagagaatcTTCTCCACTTTCGCCTAAAAAAATATGTTAGCAGATAATTATGACCCATATCCCCATATCTGTATCCAAATTTGGATCTGTATCGGGTACCCTCCATTTTTAGGTTGGAAATGCTGGTCAGTTAGATATAGACCCGTATCATATACCTGCACCCAAATCCGTGTGACATAGCTCATATTTACAATTTATCTTACAAGCTTTACATTCAAATTGGTGTCTCTTTACATTTATCTTTACaagttttacaattttttaccTTGCAATATGCTCTGATGTTAATCCAATTTTCCTCTCTAGGGTCTTAATGCTTGCAAAGGGAACTGCGATCCGCAAATCCTTTCTTGTTCCTTTATTTGCTCTGCAAGCACCTCCAATCATCATTTCATGGATCAAGTAAGCCTTTGAGCATTATTCTCTATCTTTTTTGCTAGGTAAATTATGTGTACTTCATTTCCCTTAACATTGTAGTTCTTATTAATCAAGCATAAAATTTTCAGATCATGACTCATCAAGCTTGTTAATATTGCCGTGCAGGGGTGAATATGGTATTTGGACTGCATTCTTGGCGCTTATTGTTCGTCTCTTCTTCTTTATTCCTGGTAGGTTCTTTAGGTACCACAGTGATAGGAATGTACACTTGTGCAATCGTTCTGAGCATAGTCTGGTACCTTTTATTTACTCGTTTTTAATAGCTTAATTTGGTCAATTCTCAGCAATCAATCTCCATACTGGTATTCCTTCAAGTTTCCTTGTATGTGTTTTTGGGAAAAATACAAGAACTTGCCCGAAGGCTTTGGAAATTAATCCTTATAGATACTTTTTGGGACTACTTTGATATTTATGAAATGAATTTAATTGCTTTTGTTAACCAGTGTTGATCAACTTGAACAAACCGCAAAGATAAGTTTACTTCACAAAAACCTCAAACTTGGCATGATAGGATTTAGCTTTAGATGGTGTTGGCAATTTCCCATGGGAGCAAATCCTTGGTCTTGTAATTGGCTTGTGTATAATACTAGAATGGACTTGATAGATTAGAAGACAGTATCAGTCACATCTCCATGACACTCCAAGATATCATTGCCTGACACGTCGACGACAAGTTTTCAAAGTGCTCTATTTTAGTATTCTTATTCATGCTGTTTTTTAGTCTTATGTCGTGTTGACCTTGCCATAACAAATCTTAGTGCATTGTTCTGGAGACCCCACTCAATGGGCTCTGAAGTGGGTCTTAAACATTGCTAATTTCAAACTCAGTAGGTGCCCCTGCCCTGCTCCTGATTTGGTTTCGATTCCAGCTTTTTGTTGAGGTGTGTATCGGTTTTCTGAAGACCAACCAGTTCCCTTTGCCAACCACCATCCATCAAAGCCCGCCCAAAGGCGCCCAATGGGCTAAAAAGTGATAGATTTGGGCTACGGTTTTTTATTCCCCTATTAGCGGAAGCCTAGTCACGTTTGCGATAGACTTGAGCACAATTCTCATTGAGTACGTAGGGCTAGCATACGTATGCTTTCATGAAATCAATTTGTCAGTCTTCATGAGCTGGAGTTTAAAGAGTGTAAACATTTGGAGACATCTAACCCAAGATCAGGAATCTCTGGAATGCTTGAGCCTAGCTTGAATAACTAGGAAAACCAATTTTGGACAAGCCCCTAACCCTCCCACACAAATGTGGCCCCGTTTGCACATGGTGTTGATGGACAGATTTGAGGCGAATGAAAGGCCTGGGATGGAGACTGGGCCGAGGTTGCCACAAAGACCCAACTCTATaacattatcaaaaaagggCGTCATCCAACCAAGATCCAATTGTCTGGGAATGTTGTCCTGATATATATATGGTAGGCGAATTGTCCAAAAACCTATATTTGTGGTAGAATTGGTTGCTAACAGAGAGAAACTTCGTCATAGCTACATTACCATAAActctggttttgttttgtaaatggGTTGTATCCCCTTGACGCCATTTCAATAaagtacttatcaaaaaaataataataattcataaactcTAGAGTCTGGATGGATCTTGTTCGAGTGAGTGGGTAATCTATTCTCCTTATCCCATTTATCGATTGAATGTTTGGATTCCTTATGGTTTCATCAGGCAATTAAACCACTTGGTAATCTAACTGAGAGAAACTTCACCTTGCACAAGTCAATATGTCTTGCCTCCCCTAATGCGGGGTTTTGAAGTTGGTGTAGATTCTTGGCCCATTGCCAAAAGCTTTAGTTTACTGTAGCTCCATCACCATGTCCTCTGGTTGGGTCTTGTTCGAGTGAGTGCATAGCTATTCTCCTTTGCCTATTTATGAGATTGAATGTGTTGATGCTTTATGGTTTATCAATACTTATTTCAATTGGCAACTAATCCTGTAATCATCCTTCAGGATTTAGTAATTTTCTCCGTAGTCTAAAACCCATCCGCCATCAGTATTTCAGGTGGTTTCTGTCATTTGCCCTGTATGAGGAAATCTGTAAACTTCATTTGCTACAAAGAGCAAAGGAAGTAAAGAAATGAAATGGGCTATGAAGCAGGATTAAACAATTACTTTGCTTGTATTTCAATGTCATTATACTCTGTATTCTAATTTGTGCAGCAATCGGATCTGGAAATACATTCTAACAGATCCTGTTTTGGCTTTATTTGTTTGTAGGTGAACTGGAATTACCTTTTGTAGTGCTACTACTAGTAATTGTGGCTCCTTATCAGGTTATGAACCTAAGGTACGGGACTGCCTATATCTAGAGAGCTGAGACCTATAAGCACTGATACGTCAAAGTAGGTCCCGTACGCTTATTGAAGACGAATTGGGTGCAGATACACGCCGAGACATAATCGATATGCCAAATAAGAATCCAATAGTTACAGAAGTTTCTTGAATTTTGGATACAAGAGGGATCCTCGCTGCTCCATTTTTTTAAGTTTACTAATATTGGGGGgtatttttgcttttatttttaaattcattaCATGTCCTACTATGTTAACTCTAACAGGGGATAAGGTTGTAGTTTATTCTTGTTTTCTGGTTGCTTCCACATCCCATCATATTGGTTTCATTACTTTTCTTGTATTAAATTTGAATGTTCAATTGTAACGACAGAAATGAATTAACTCCTACTTGTGGTTTTATTTTCCTagataaacaattaaaaaatcattaaaaaaaacatgatcgTATCCTAGGCCATATTGTAtcctacattttttttatttcagccCATATCAATGTATCCGGATTGTATTGTACCCATATTCTGTCTTTACATTTGTATCCGTGCTTTCTAGGCTGAGACTTCTTTTCATTGTCTTTCAATTAATGGTCTGTTTCTTTCTTATCATTCGTGGCAGGGGAACACAAGAAGGTGTCATTCTTTCTTTGGTACTAGCAGGTTATTTAGCATTCCAGCATTTCTGGGGAGCTGGCAGCTTGAGAAGGGCATTTGACCAAGGTTCAATTGTTGCCACCTTAGCCACCATATGCATATTCGCTGTGCCATGC is a window encoding:
- the LOC131317422 gene encoding uncharacterized protein LOC131317422; this translates as MGDGRIQLNIKFGGKFEGNPFHSYIDGDICYSRVIPYEFSYVDLVSAMQEIECHSWRSFFYLRPGHSVENGLSEITSDVDMIEMFVLYEGKDKDIECFVTHLMLKRMMRRVNEGEGVDGDEGGHLSVSNLEEDLGKGVIISVIEESDSSDENVSVVSSLDDEKVKKKGTNKMKCPEFNEERDMENPKLVEGMLFPNVRVFRAFLKEFHRRHGCQYKYLKNESRRWASAEWLAKKYVDEINDDPNWKVTAMQNDVRRKWMLDVSEMQIYRAKRKAIKMVDGAHGEQYHRLWNYCEMIRNKNPRSCAKLKVDVGDENN
- the LOC131315952 gene encoding cold-regulated 413 inner membrane protein 1, chloroplastic-like yields the protein MLILNNGTRRLLVQAPTETLSLSLLRPIETDVKMLTLSLSSPRPFSLHNKQLPYLRSSPPQETRLLHSTQQHSTSFLFNPLSVSSNRETMAMMKKNKGKGFGAVCYSAPLTPRNLQLISTVSTAVLMLAKGTAIRKSFLVPLFALQAPPIIISWIKGEYGIWTAFLALIVRLFFFIPGELELPFVVLLLVIVAPYQVMNLRGTQEGVILSLVLAGYLAFQHFWGAGSLRRAFDQGSIVATLATICIFAVPCLLLI